From the genome of Diabrotica virgifera virgifera chromosome 8, PGI_DIABVI_V3a:
gtcttataataagcgcCCCTTGATATAACGAAAAAagaataaaaccggacttgtgtccattttgcaaggttcaacctctgtttcctacaatAGTGGGAAATAATATTGATATTTCAAAAACAGAAAACAGCTGATCGGCATGTGTCCCTATCAATCAATGATTACGACATTTGACGTTGTGGAAAAATCAAACTTCCTACAAATTCCActagacttgcatgaaaacttGCACAGAAAAGGGCACCAAATCGATTTTCGCGCAATTACAAGAAGTTGCAGGCAATAGTCAACTGATAACATACTGCGCATGCCTTTAGGCAactttcttgcgtcttgcaggtaTAATTGCAAGCTGTAAAACAGCCTTAAGTGTATAAATGCACTGTAGCAACACAATGTAGCAATTTTTAAAactaatttatttttttctgctcttgataatttgaataaaaattctgATAACTTGAATTTTTGTTAACTAAAACTTACGATGACTTCCACATTTTCCTGGTCAGAACGAATTCAAGTTATCCAGAATTGACTGAATTTTATAAGCTAGGAAAATACCTTTCTACTTGTAAACTACTGCTTACCTCTAAATGTTTCTGTATTTTTTGTTGAATTGGAACTGGAATTCTGGGAAATAAAGTTGAAAACCAATCCAGTTTGACCAGCCACTGCCTCAGCATCAATCCCATAGTCATATTTTGACCACCACCAGCTTTTACATCTAGCTCCTACAACActcaaaaatttaaaacatatCTCTGTGCACATATCCtaccaatatttataaaaaatgataGACTTCACTCTACCTTTAATTACGCACCTCTTCATCCTCTAAATAATCTTCGTACCATTCCAGAAGATTGGCAGGAGGGAAAGTGTAACGTATATACATAAAACCCAAAGCTCTAATGTAAGGAGAATCACAATGACCTATGAGACCATTTAATTGTTTTCTTGTTAACTTCAAGGTAAATAATTTGTACAAAAGGCAATATGCAGTAGATACTATTCCTCCGGCACCTACTCCTCTTACACCACCACACATACCAGTTTGTCCTGAGGTACGTCTTGAGCCCTTCTCCCATGGTTCTAGATGACTTACTTTGTAATAGATTTCATCCACTACTTCATGGTATGTTTTTAATTCATACAGATTaactaaaaatatttacatacATTATTAATGAAAAAAAGTTTTGTAAATATTTCAGATGATATCGCACCCCAACTTCATTAGTGCCATAACCCAGAAATCtaaacttttcaggagagcaaaaacaatattttatgtgaatttttcatattttttctcTGGAACTTAACTACAGTTGTCCATGATTCTTTACccatgcgtcatcatttaaagcatattATGAAATAAGTCCGAAATTTAATTCATGTAACAGCAACTGATACAGAGTGGCTACTGCTCCGAACACagattatattattaaaatttgacgttattaaataaatagaatataaaatgtggctgaaagacttcggtcgatggccttttggtacattgtatcaataaagtatgcCTCTCTCTCTAGAATGTAAAATGTTacgtttttctttaaaattttggtgcagaattacagctacatttgaagtaagtagcttaataaattattttaatatcattAGGGATATTAAATATTTGTTGTAATATAAATACttgacaataaaatattttctttttgttacttATTTAACTGTTACGGAAACTTAAACATCATTAACTGTGAATGAGGTTAACTTTGTATATAAATTaatggaaaaataaaatacacttaccataaaatttcaaactccaatataaaattagttatgaaaacaactgtttgtgtaatataaataacttctaaatgCAAAAACAAGACAAAAAACAGCAAACATCCAACAAACTGACAGTGACAAGTAAGTAAACAAACAAGAAACATCCAAAATTGTACTTAGAATCTGCAAATGTCTCGAagcgtcttttttgtacctatatGTTTTCGATGTAGAGATAGTGCACACTTCTGACCATGGAGCTGCGCAAAGGCGGagtcaaaatgtcaaaatttaCGGAAAGGCAGAAAGGTTATATTGTAGATACAGTGCTTTTCGCATGGAAGTGGGGACTAAACCAAATTTCGTCTACTGTGCCGTGGTCAGGAGTGTTTGCACTATCTTTACTGAGTAtagagcgttcataaaaataacaagtgtctttacttaataacaggagGTAGCTGGTTTGTTTTTAGTTCCATACGTGAAagacaatgatgctagataaaaagtatgtattttatctcgccaggtattaatgacgcacaaGTAAATAACCCTGGACTTAACTGTATCTAAGTTAAAAAAATTCTGCACTCATGTTGATTATGTGTGTAGCTATCTAAtgctattatttatttttagttattgaCATTGCTTTACTAGTGCTAAGGCACCCATATTTAAAATTCGAGGATTAAGTCGTATCAACCAGCCTTATCACAGATTTTGGCACTAACACAGGTTTTATTTGAGTAATTAGGCAAACAAATGTATTATCACATGTTAGGGCAATATTCAAAGATGAAGGGTATTTACTACACATTCATTCTCAACCGCAGCATGATGCAAACTGTCTTGTGGCCCTCTTGCTACTGCTGAGCCAAAATCGGAAAAGGTAATAATGACACCGGCGCAATATCTGGATTTTAAGATAACTAAATTATATGATATTATTCCACAATGAAGACAACGCCTAAAGGAATGTgttatgcaaaaaaaaacaattttacattttttagggTTATGACACTAACAAAGTCAGGGTGcgatataattaaataatttattggaTAACATACAATTTTTTGCCAATGAACATTTTTTTTACTCAGCATAAACATCCCTAGTAGGTACATCTTTCATGCATTAGATAATGCCAGGATAGACTCTCAATATAAAAACTCTTAGAAAACATTTACAAACTTAGAAACTAATACAATATTAATACAGAGAGGAGTCAGACAAGGAGACACGATATCGCTGGTGCTACTACAGTATGCAGTCTACTGTCacgtttctactatagcttgtgGTCTAACAAGGGATGTAGTGTATAACTTGTATTATATTACAGTtctgtagaaaaaaattacaaagtgaataaaatgcaTAAATCAGAAAATCTTTTGTTTGCAATTGTACTGACCTATATgttatcttattcttttttttttctttttttgtaactgtactactcatagaattatttttatttttaaaacatttacaAACTTGATTACTAATGCAATATTAATGTGGAGAGGAGTCAGATAAGGAGACACGATATCGCTGGTGCTACTACAGTATACAGTCTACTGTCacgtttctactatagcttgtgGTCTAACAAGGGATGCAGTGTATAACTTGTATTATATTACAGTtctgtagaaaaaaattataaagtggataaaatgcataaatcagaaaatcttttgtttgtaattgtactgacctatatgttatcttattctttttttttcttttttttgtaacTGTACTACTCATAGAATTATTTTTGCTCAAACCACtttgttatgttatattatgatatatgttatataattggttaacattaatgttatataatttagaacactgtaacatttatatctgaatagggcttgcccgtgaataaataaataaataaataaatttgtaaaattaaaataataatttttctgaTGTATGCATCTTATTGACTTTATAAAGATTTTCACTAATGTgtgcaaacccttctgagaaaataTTATGGTGCTTTTTAGTCGCACAGGTATACAGTGTCGgcaaaaaaaactacaaaaagtgaataaaaagcataaatcagaagaattattttaattttacataattaaattgatatgacaaattaatattttgtcatatcaatttacgattttagttgggaataagcaacaaaattggcttattctgcaTACTGTATTAGATCTGTACAGGTAGACTATATCCTCGGGATAGACTGCATACTATGTGGCACCATATCGCCTAAGTTAtcaaaaaatcttcaaaaattgcgttacgcaatagttaaactcccataagagtgtgGTATGcaggggggttaaaaatcttcaaaaatcgccttacgtaatacttgaacgctccctattGAGAGACTTATGATAAATGTAAGCTTAAGAGATCTATGAGAAACGAAAATATAGGGAAAAGTACCAAAGTAAACGATGTTATTGAAGCTAGCACAAAATCTAAATGGAAGTGGACAGGTCATGTGGCAAGAGAAAGAGAAGTGGACAAAGAGGCCAGGACTGGGGCTGCTAAAGAAGAAACATAGTACATAAATACCAAATGACCCATATACCGAGACTCGAGAATTTCGATACATCTTACAAGTAAACAAGAACCCAAAATAGATGTatagtagagcgtcgataatccgaaccctagTAATCTGAATGAttgctaatccgaacgcaaaaaaaattataaaattaaaaaatatgatggcggaccgaatttttggatttaatatgacaatatgggcaaaatatgaccgcggatttttgttttgtttatgcagaataTATTTGTCTactatgcaggtgttttattccttgtaactaaaatgtatgtacatatgtacatgtactatgtttatgagctttgtgtGTATTTTGAACATATTGTAACCAATACTCACGACGAACCTGTACCTATATACAACGTAAAAATACGATTCACCAGTTTTATCATATAGCTTGAGAACAACATTATCTACTTAAGTAAAAGTGTGTGTAATCATTCTTCGTTGCTGACGAATTTATCGTTTTCGACAGGGAATGAATTTTTTGTTAGTATGAAATACATGCTTGTTCGAATAGGATCTTGCTTTTAATTTTTCGTTTACAGTTCAGGTGTGGAGTATTCTAGGTGCTTTTCATATCGCTTTGGCCGTTTTTTGTTATCGTTATTTCTTGTGGTGCAGTTTGAACGTAATCTATGCAGATAATTTTTGTCTGGGTGACTAATTAATAAGTGTTccgttaaaaaaaaataataatacggGAGAGGGTACAATTTAAGTGATAAGAAAGTGTTCTTTGTTTAGTTTAAATATAAGGTTTAAACTATAATAGAGATATACGGTCTGGACTTCTTCAGCTGGTGTTTATTTTGGACAATCACGACGCagtaagtttttttaatttaaatatacggTTTAAATACAAGGTTTGACCTGTAAATTTGGAGACTATAAGTTataagtgtttttttttgtttagtttaaatataaggtttgggctagatatttatttatttgttaatttaaaaatacgttttaaatTAACTAAGTTATAAGTTTAAATAAAAGGTTTAAGCTCTAACTTTAGACATTAATATACGGTTTAAACTATAACCATTCTATAACTTATAAGTCATGAGTAGATCCAGAAGTAGGTCCAAAAGATCTTATTCGTCAAGCAGTAGTGAGAGTTCTCGTGAGAGATATCGCAAGAGAAACACAATGCGAGAAACTGTGGAGAAATCATATACACCCAAGAGAAAATCTAAATCTCAACACCCAAGACAAACTCGTGTGCGTTCCACAGTAAGATCTTCATCCTCTCGACGAGAAACGGAACGTCATTTACGAGATATGCCTGATGCTACACGAAGAATAGCCAAATTAGAGGCATTGGTGGAAAAGCTTTCCAGAAAAAGTGATGTTGTTCAACGGAACACTACTAGAGATACTGTTCGCAGCGATTGTATTCCAGAATTTTCCCCCGACAATCCAAACTTGTCTGCTTCAAAATGGCTAGACAAAGTCGATCAACTTAGAGAGATCAACGGATGGGATGATGTCTCTACTATATTCCATATGCAGTCAAGACTCGTTGGAATGGCAAAGTCCTGGTACCATAGTCTCGCCGAGTACAACCACACATGGAATGGCTGGAAAAGACTTATTTTAAAATCCTTCCCGGATCATAACGATTATGCTGCTTTGCTGAGGAAAATGTTGGACAGAAAGAAACATAAAGGCGAGACAATGACAGTATATTACTTTGAAAAGATGGAGCTCCTCCGAAGTTGCCGTATTACAGGTAAAGAAGCTGTATCATGTCTCATTGATGGCTTGGATGAGAACGTAGTTCAAAATGGTGCACGTGCAGGACGGTACGAGTCTCCGGAGTCACTGTATCAAGAGTATTTGTCAGCAATAAGAGAAGATCCTCAGGTGTTTAGAAAAGAAACATTCAAAAACGAGTTTGGAAAGACGACAAAGCCAAGCATGTCATCGAAGGTTGTGGAGATGAGAAAGCAACAGCAAGGTAGCACAACAGTACAGCATGATCGTCAAGCGTCAAATACCAGGTGTTTCAATTGCGGTACCAGGGGACATGTTGCAGCGAAATGTTTCCGAGAAAAACTGGAATGCAAGCACTGCCATCTTCTAGGACATGACATCTCCAATTGTTTTAAATTGAAGTCAGGTAATCCCAAGACGACTGAAAGTGAGTACAAACCCTATTTACCAGTAACTAAAAATAGCATGCGTTTCAATAATAATAAATCGATGTGCATGAATGAAAACAATTCTGCCGAGTATAATGCATGTTACTTTATTGATTGTGGTGTAAATGACCATATATTTAGGGGTTATGTTGATTCGGGTAGCAGTGCTGTTACTTTACGTTATAGCAAAGCCAAAATGTTGAATTTGGAGCTAAAACCTGTAAAAATAATGTTACGTGGTTACGGTGGTGGATGCGTTTTGGCAAACTTTGAGATTTGTATTGATTTACGTGTCGATTTAGCATTAGCTAGGGTTAGGACTTTAGTTGTCCCGGATGACACCCAACAGATACCTATTATAGTTGGACAGCCATTCATCAATAATGAAAACGTCATTATGACTGTACACGGCGAACAAGTCAGACTTTTTAACAAACACAAAGCAGATGTACGGGCTGTTGCAGCCCTACCTTCTCGTAAAGTCACTTTATGGGCTAAAGAAACTACAGTTATACCTCCCCATCATTTAGGTCATATCGCACTACACAGTGATCAGCAGAGTGGCGACATTTTTGTTGACTTGCAGCATAGATCGTGGCCttctaaatttcatgtcattcctcGTTGTATCCTAAATCTAGATGAAGACTCTCTTCTACCAATTTTCAATGGTTCGGAAGAACCAGTGGAGTATTTGAAAGGTGCCGTAGTCGCCAGAGGTTTCAATTGCCAGGAAGTGCAAGATTTACCATATTTAGAGTGCTTAGCTACTTCTACTTCTATTATACGTAAATTGACATTTGAAGACGTCAATGTGAATGAAATGCTGAGTGCTGAATATACAGAACAATTACTGGATACTCTTAATCAATATCCCGAATGTTTTGCCAGCAGCATTGAGCAACTCGGTAAAAGTACCACCACGAAAATGACCATAAAATTAGCCGACAACGTTCCTATAACATACAGACCCTATAGACTCTCGTACTCAAAACGAGTAAAAGTCCGTGACGTAGTAAAAGAACTTTTAGACAATGACATTATTCGTGAATCTAATTCACCATACGCAAGCCCGATACTACTAGTCAAAAAGAAAAATCGAGAAGTGAGGTTATGTGTTGACTACCGCGCACTAAATCGGAAAACAGTCAAGGACCGATATCCTCTACCTCGAATTGATGATCTTCTAGACCGCCTCAAGGGTTGTCATTGGTTTACTAGTTTGGATCTGGCAGCAGGATACCATCAAATCGCAGTAGAAGAAGACTCTATTGCTAAGACAGCATTTATTACTCCCGACGGTCATTACGAGTATCTACGCATGCCCTTCGGATTAGTCAATGCTCCAGCAGTTTTCCAAAGGACAATGAACGAGATTCTAGGCTCATTTCGTTTTACTACTGCTCTTGCTTACCTAGATGATATTCTCATACCATCGGCAAATGTCGAAGATGGTCTTAAAGGTTTAAAAACAGTGCTAGAACTGATTAAGGAGTCTGGCATGACACTAAAACTTCAAAAATgttattttctacaaaataccaTCTCATACTTGGGACACGAGATATCCGGAGATGGTATACAGCCTGGAAAGGAAAAGATAATGGCAGTGTCAAACTTTCCTACTCCCACCAACGTTCACCAGGTCCGCCAGTTTCTGGGTCTCAGCAGCTATTTTCGCAAGTTTATCAGAAATTTCGCAGCTATTGCAAAGCCATTTTCTAATCTGACGAAAAAGGATATCACATTTAACTGGTCGGCTGATGAAGAACATGCATTCGTTGATCTCAAAGCAAAACTAACTTCAAGGCCCCTTCTGGCGATATACGATCGCGAGGCAGTTACGGAACTTCACACAGATGCTAGTAAAATAGGAATCGGAGGCATCCTACTACAAGTGCAACCAAATGGAGAATTAAAGCCGATACAATATTTTAGCAGGTCAACTACCAAAGAAGAACAAAACTACCATTCCTATGAGCTAGAAACGCTAGCCGTGGTTAATTCGCTGAAAAAGTTCAGAGTATATTTGTTAGGTATTCAATTTAAGGTTGTCACCGATTGTAATGCGTTGCGTGCTACACTAAGTAAACGTGATCTGATTCCAAGGATTGGTAGATGGTGGTTGTCTACTCAAGAATTTGATTTTGAAGTCGAATACCGTGCTGGCTCAAAAATGAACCATGTCAATGCCCTAAGCAGGAATCCTGTTGTGACCAGTGAAGAATATGATGAGCTGCCAATCCTACATGTAAATATAAGTGAGGATGATTGGGTGCTTTCTGCACAACTTACCGACAACCGAtgtaaaattttacacaaaatCTTGTCTGGAGTACCCACTAGTACAGACGAACGAAAGGTTCATCAGGAGTATGTTCTAAAAGATAATAGAATTTATAGAAAAACACCCAAAGGAAGACGTTGGGTGGTACCCAAGGCAGCAAGAAAGAATATTTTAACGTACTACCATGATGGTGTAGGCCATTTCGGGTTGGATAAGACCTTGGAGGCTATTCAGAAAAGATACTGGTTTCCTGCAATGCGAAATTATACGAAGAACTATATCTCGTGTTGTTTAGGTTGCCTATACAATAAGAAACCATCCGGTAAACCGACTGGTAGTCTAAACCCAATAGAGAAAAGAGCAATACCAATGGATACAATCCATTTGGATCATCTGGGCCCCTTCACGAAGAGCAAAAGAAAGAACAGCTATGTTATCGTGGCTGTGGATGGATTCACGAAGTTCACCTTTATGAAGGCTGTGCCCAATACAAGTACGAATCCTGTAATAAAATTTctaaatgaaattatagagaTTTTTGGTGTTCCACGGCGCATAATCTCGGATAGAGGCACTGCATATACAAGCCAGACTTTCAAAAGCTTTTGCGCTAGCCTCGGAATAAAACATGTTTTATGTGCCACCGCTACTCCAAGGGCAAACGGCCAAGTAGAGCGGATGAATCGCGTCATTCTTAATGCTCTGACTGCAACAGTCGAAATCGAAGAGCGTTGGGATGAAGTGGTTAGCAAGGTTCGGTGGGGAATAAACTCAACAGTTTGTTCTACTACCGGCAAGACGCCTTACAAGGTGTTCCTAGGTTATCGGCCTAGAGGCATAAATGACGCATTCCTTAGCGCTGAGGTATGCGAAGACGAACATGAGGACTTAGCTGTAGTTAGAGAGGAGGTTTCTGATAGGATTGCCGAACAGCAACTGGTTCAGAAACGGGCCTACAACTCCAGACATGTCCGTCCTCATGTATACGAAGTCGGGCAACACGTGCTCGTAAAGAAGGCGAAAAGCGCCAATGATGGTAAAAGTACCAAGCTCGAGCCGCGCTATAAGGGTCCCTTTATGATAACGAAAGTACTAGATAAAGATCGATATGTTGTAGAAGACATGCCAGGAGCGAAACGTACGCGCCTGTCATACAAGGGTATATGTCCCTCTGATAAGATAAAGTTGTATAAAACGGGTGTAAGCTTGGATACGTCCGATGAAGAAGTCAACTTACACCAAGAGGCTTAGACTTATTATGGTaactaatttgtttttgtttttgttacagGTAAACGTCGCTGAGGCTTCTCGAGGGCGCGAAGGTGTCAGGTTTGGCCGACTGTAACCAATACTCACGACGAACCTGTATATACAACGTAAAAATACGATTCATCAGTTTTATCATATAGCTTGAGAACAACATTATCTACTTAAGTAAAAGTGTGTGTAATCATTCTTCGTTGCTGACAAATTTATCGTTTTCGACGGGGAATGAATTTTTTGTTAGTATGAAATAAATGCTTGTTCGAATAGGATCTTGCTTTTAATTTTTCGTTTAcaatatgttcgataatccgaactacccctgtaccaattagttcggattatcgacgctctactgtacttgAAAATTGATTATAAAAGGGATTAAgtacataaaaaagaaaatcaGTAAGTAAAATAAATACAGGAAATTTCAATACAATCTAAAACATACCTTTAAAGTAGTGTGAACTCTGAATATTTGTCAGAATGAGGGGGTTAAGATTCATTGTCCTTTCGTTGCCCCAGAGTGGCAAAACGTTATTTTGTTTAGATGTTTTGGCTGGGGCACTTtctaaaacaaaattataattaatttttgtaataagtCTTTTGTAAACATTTACTTACCATCGTCACTATTTCCACCTTTTTGATCCATCTTTTCAGGTAGAGAAACTTTTTGGGTTATTTacctttatatttttaaatttttatggaaAATTATAACATGGATGCTCTTGCGTTTATTTTACGCAAAAAAATGTTTGCGAATTAGAAAGTTTACTCCCTATTGACTCCGCTCAAACTTTGGAGAGAAACAGATTGAGCAATATTCATTTAATAAACAAAGAACGAACATTACAGAACACCTTTGTTCGGTTAAAAGCTTTTAGTTTATTTCAGATACGTGTGGTTAGATGTCGCAACTAAGGAATACAAGACAAGTTAGAAACATTATTTCTAGTCTAATTCAAGAGGATAATAATTAtcatatataaacaattatattatttatttctaaaataaaaCGTATTTTAAACACACAACACAcggtttaatgaattttaattatACTAACAAATTTTTTTGGCGCCATCTTGGATTATATTTCTTAAATGATATTCTGTCATGTGTCACTGTCACAACATCTGCCGCTGTCACAACATTCTGTCAATTTATTGTCATTCTTGTGCGATTCTTGTTTACATTTTTGACATTTAAACATATTATATTAAATATGATATATAATTTGTAGCGAAATGCCCCTAGTTGCAAGAAGAGTATCTCGTAACGTTGTACGTGCTACTCCTATCTCACCTCCAGTCATATCAAGTTTTGCAAATGAACCTTGTGGACAGAGGTACGCTCCACTTGGAGCATCGGTCCCAACCCTTCCTGCCTTGGAACCTCCTGCTTCTCCTAAACATTTTCCTTTCCCGAACACACCGGTAGACAATGAAGTTTTCTTCGAGAGCCTGATGTGTTTTTTTGCTATGGCTTCCACTGGTTTGCAGTTTTTACATTTATACAGATCTGTTTGGTGGTTACCACACTCATATACAAATCAAACAATGGTAAGATGTTTATGTACAGTTGTTTCAACGGATTTTTGaacatgcatgaaattattcatgAATTACTCTTtatgtctgtctgtctgtctatcGGTTTTTACCTCACAGAAAgtaagctttgtttttaaactaagaggagtaaactaaaaagacagattcacacccaagaaagtcactagaaaaatcaccaaatacatcttcttttttggttgatcatatcatCCTTTGACGGGAATCCATTAATGGAGTGAGGCTACTTTGTGACACTTTTTTAGGTTTTGTGATGATATAGTACACACACTTtcggtttattataattttaa
Proteins encoded in this window:
- the LOC126890597 gene encoding pre-mRNA-splicing factor 38B, with protein sequence MDQKGGNSDDESAPAKTSKQNNVLPLWGNERTMNLNPLILTNIQSSHYFKVNLYELKTYHEVVDEIYYKVSHLEPWEKGSRRTSGQTGMCGGVRGVGAGGIVSTAYCLLYKLFTLKLTRKQLNGLIGHCDSPYIRALGFMYIRYTFPPANLLEWYEDYLEDEEELDVKAGGGQNMTMGLMLRQWLVKLDWFSTLFPRIPVPIQQKIQKHLEGRFPPHAVQAASERAREDRQYERDRPRQDRPPRDDVHRSFLRDDDRRIDRDTRFDRRDRDVDRRDRERKYRDRSPVRRNSRSPQRSHKHRDRSRDRRNRY